Genomic segment of Deltaproteobacteria bacterium:
TCGAAGGCGCGTGGCAGCCCGACGAAGCCCTGGTGCAGCTCGCGCTCGAGAGCCACACGCACGCGCTCATCTCCGTCGCCTTGCCGGTCGAGCGACAACGATTGCGACACGCGCTCTCGACCTTCATTGCGGGCCGCTGCGCCGTCGCGCGCGACAAGAAGCCGCCCTCGCGCGCCTACCAGAAGCTGCTCGAGGCCGAGAAGCGGCTGCACCGGCCCATCGGTGCAAATGAATCGCTCGTGGATCTCGGCGCGAGCCCCGGCGGCTGGAGCTACGTGGCCCTCGAGCGCGGCGCGCGCGTGACCGCGATCGATCGCAGCCCGCTCCGCGACGACCTGATGCGGAACAAGAAGCTCACGTTCGTGAAGGCCGACGCGTTCGCGTGGAAGCCGCGCGAGCGCGTGGACTGGCTGGTCTGTGATCTCATCGCGTTTCCGGAGCGGACGCTGGAGCTCGTCGAGGATTGGCTGGGCGAGCGCCGCTGCCGGCGCTTCGTGGTGACCATGAAGTTCCGCGGCACCGAGGACTACGCCCGCGTGGATGCGCTCGCGGACTTGCTGCACAAGCACGCGAGCGACTTCCAGCTCCGCGCGCTCGACGCGAACAAGAACGAGGTCACCGCGCTGGGCACCGTCGCGCCGGACGCGCCGCGCGCCATCCTCTTCGACCTCGACGGCGTGCTCGTGAAGAGCTGGGAGGCGTGGTTCAAGGTCGTGGAGGAGGCCGGCGTGCACTTCCGCGGCCGCGCCGTCACGCGCGAAGAGTTCGCGCCGACGTTTGGTCAGGGCACGACCGCCGATGTGAAAGCTTTTGGTTTCAATCTCACGTCTGCGCAGCTCGACGCGTTCTACGCGGAGCACTTCGGCAAGTACGCGGCGCACGTGTGGGTGAATCCGGAGGCTGCGCCGCTGCTGAAGTCGCTACGCGCGCGCGGGCTTAAGCTCGCCGTCGTGACCAACACCATGACGCCGCTCGCCCACGAGATCCTGCGCGCGGGGGAGCTGGACGCGCTCTTCGACTTCGTGGCCTGCGCCGACCGGGTGCCGCACGCGAAGCCCGCGCCGGATCTGGTGCTGCACGCCTGCGAGAAGCTCGGCGTGGCGACGAAGGACGCGTGGATGATTGGCGACTCGCGGTTCGACCGCGGCGCGGCGAATGCGGCGGGCGTGCGGTTCGTGGGGCTCGAGCTCGATGGGGATTCCCGGGTCGAATCGCTTTCCGAGTTGGGTGAGAATATCGCCCAGCTCGCGCCATGAATCGCACACACCTTCGAATCCTCATCCTGGTGATGATCGCGCTGGCCGTGGGCTGTCGAACCACGGCCGATGTCCAGCGCGACTACGCGCAGACGTTCGCGCCCGCGGAGGTGCAGGCCGCGCCCTCGGCCGCAGCCGGCATGCACGACGTCAAGCTGCGCATCTGGGTGGACCAGGAGTACCGCGCGCACGTCATCGGTTGGCCCGACAAGGTTCGCGAGCTCGTCGAGCGCGCGAACACCGTCGTCGGCCCCGCGTACGGCATCCACTTCGTGCCCGAGCTCCGCAACTGGACCCGCGAGCGCGAGGACGCCGATCTCGAGCGCGCGCTCGAAGATCTGGAGAAGCTCGACCCGGGCCAGGACGTGGGTTGGGTGCTCGGGCTCACCGGCGTCCTCGGCGTGGCCACGCCCAACATCCACGACATCGGCCGCGCGGAGCTCTACTCCAAGCACATGGTGGAGCACGCCATGGACGACGCCGCCGAGGGCCAGGCGTTCGACCGCGCGTTCACGGCGCTCAGCCAGGACGAACGGCTCAAGCTCTACCGCGATCGCATGCACCACAAGGAGCTGGTGGTCTTTCTCCACGAGTGGGCGCACACGCTCGGCGCCGCGCACACGCGCATTCTGAGCGACCTGCTCTACCCCGCTTACGACAACAGCCAGACCGCGTTCGGGCCGCCGAACGCAGAGATCCTGCAACAGAACCTCGCCGAGCGGCTCCGCGACGCGAACGCGGTGAGCACGCC
This window contains:
- a CDS encoding HAD-IA family hydrolase; this translates as MARRDVYLCKPERTEALRDELSRRFPDAALKRVDGRVDVTDGAPNGVAVAFASQVLPDVQPIQGDSINALASAAGEALAKALDAHSGPWRLHAFGLGEASHGRAKLVAKALDEWLSKKRRALRRTRNADVEGAWQPDEALVQLALESHTHALISVALPVERQRLRHALSTFIAGRCAVARDKKPPSRAYQKLLEAEKRLHRPIGANESLVDLGASPGGWSYVALERGARVTAIDRSPLRDDLMRNKKLTFVKADAFAWKPRERVDWLVCDLIAFPERTLELVEDWLGERRCRRFVVTMKFRGTEDYARVDALADLLHKHASDFQLRALDANKNEVTALGTVAPDAPRAILFDLDGVLVKSWEAWFKVVEEAGVHFRGRAVTREEFAPTFGQGTTADVKAFGFNLTSAQLDAFYAEHFGKYAAHVWVNPEAAPLLKSLRARGLKLAVVTNTMTPLAHEILRAGELDALFDFVACADRVPHAKPAPDLVLHACEKLGVATKDAWMIGDSRFDRGAANAAGVRFVGLELDGDSRVESLSELGENIAQLAP